In Spodoptera frugiperda isolate SF20-4 chromosome 12, AGI-APGP_CSIRO_Sfru_2.0, whole genome shotgun sequence, a single window of DNA contains:
- the LOC118262770 gene encoding dynein axonemal light chain 1, which translates to MAALKPTTCKEAIARWEKTKGENSTEAKVIELQFQWPPIEKMDGALSTLVNCEKLSLSSNMIDKIAGIAGMRNLKILSVGRNYIKSLAGVETVAETLEELWISYNPIDKLKGVGTLKQLKVLYMSNNLIKEWVEFNRLQECPNLRDLVFIGNPIVDSQPDVDTWRTQASTRLPQITKLDGIPIIRE; encoded by the exons ATGGCGGCGTTAAAACCGACCACGTGCAAGGAAGCTATAGCTCGTTGGGAGAAGACGAAAGGTGAAAATTCCACTGAAGCGAAAGTGATCGAGCTCCAATTCCAATGGCCTCCTATAGAAAAGATGGATGGCGCTCTGTCCACTCTTGTAAACTGCGA aaaactaAGCCTATCATCGAACATGATTGACAAAATAGCTGGGATTGCTGGCATGAGAAATCTGAAGATATTGTCTGTTGgaagaaattatataaaatcattAGCAGGAGTG GAAACTGTAGCAGAGACATTGGAAGAATTATGGATAAGCTACAACCCGATAGATAAATTGAAAGGCGTCGGGACACTCAAACAATTAAAAGTTCTGTACATGTCTAACAATCTGATCAAAGAGTGGGTGGAGTTTAACAGGTTGCAG GAATGCCCTAATCTAAGGGACTTGGTCTTCATTGGCAACCCTATAGTTGACAGCCAACCAGACGTGGACACCTGGCGTACCCAGGCTTCTACTCGACTCCCACAAATTACCAAGCTGGATGGCATACCGATCATAAGGGAGTAG